The genomic DNA TCACCGGCAGTTTCTGCGGATCGGTGGTGGCGAGCAGGAACTTCACATGGGGCGGCGGTTCTTCCAGGGTCTTGAGCAGCGCATTGAAGGAATGCGCCGACAGCATGTGCACCTCATCGATGAGATAGACCTTGTAGCGGCCTCGGGTCGGCGCGTACTGCACGTTGTCGAGCAGTTCACGGGTATCTTCCACCTTGGTACGACTGGCCGCATCCACTTCGATCAGGTCCACGAAGCGGCCTTCACCGATTTCCACACAGGTGGGGCAGACGCCACAGGGACGAGCACTGACGCCCTGCTCGCAGTTCAGACAGCGGGACAGGATGCGGGCGATGGTGGTCTTGCCCACCCCGCGGGTGCCGGTGAACAGATAGGCATGGTGCAGGCGATCCTGATCCAGCGCATGCATCAGGGCCCGCGAGACGTGCTCCTGCCCCACCAGCTCATCGAAGGTGCGGGGGCGGTATTTCCGGGCAAGGACCTGATAACTCATAGCACTCCAACCAACAGGGATCGACACCGGTATTCAGCGGAAAAGGGGTGTCTCATGAAGGGCTTAATGCTAACGAAGTTCCCGCGGGGAAGACAGTGCAGAAGGCGTGTTTGGTAAAAGCATGCCGGGTATCGGCGGGAGGAAGATTGGAGGTCTTCCCGCCAGCCACACCCCGGCACACGAGTCCACTGCTACCGTTGCTCCCTTCCGGGCCTGGCGGAGTTCACAGTCTGTCGTTGCGGGGGGACCGACGGGTCGACCATTACGCGCCTGCCGGCAGGGCCTGCAGAGCGAGGGCGCATTGTGGCCAAAGCGACCGGCTAATGCAAGATACGCCCTTTCCATCTGCTTAAAGCTTGATCAGGCTGGCCGTGATGACACCTCGGGTCTACACTGAAATTCTATGGTGGACGGAGAGTGTGCCATGCCAAACAGCAAGAAAATTCGCATTGCCATCAACGGCTTTGGCCGCATCGGCCGCTGTATTGTCCGGGCAATCAGTGAACACCCCGCCGGTGACCGTTTCGAACTGGTCGCCATTAATGATCTGGCAGACTTCGACGTACTTGCCCATTTACTGGCGTTCGACAGTACCCATGGCCGCTGGCCCCACTCCGTGCATTACGATGGCTCCCATCTGGAAATCAACGGCCACCGGATTCCCTGTTTCGCCGAAAGCCGGCTGGAAGACCTGCCCTGGAAATCCCTGAAACCGGATCTGGTGATCGAATGCGCCGGCAAGTACAAAAGCCACGACGCCCTCAGCGCCCACCTTGACGCTGGCGCCCCGCGGGTACTCGCCAGTTATCCGGTGGACGACGCCGATGCCACCGTGGTCTATGGCGTCAACCATTCGGTACTGAGCCGCGAACAACGAATTGTCTCCAACGCCTCCTGCACCACCAACTGTTTGGCGCCCATGGTGGCCGTGCTCGATCAGGCCTTTACGGTGCGCCAGGGCCTGATGACCACCATCCACAGCTATACCAACGACCAGAATCTGGTGGACAAGGCCCACGGGGATTTACTGCGCGCCCGGGCGGCAGCGGTGAACATGATCCCCACCAGCACCGGTGCCGCGAAAGCCGTGGGACTGGTACTGCCCCATCTACAGGGGCGACTGGATGGCCTGGCGGTGCGGGTGCCCACGCTGAATGTGTCACTGGTGGATCTCACCGTCACCCTTGAGCAGGTGGAATCCCTCGAGCAGGTCCATGAGGCACTGAGCAATGCTGCCCATGGCGATCTGCTGGGAGTACTGGCTGTGAATCACCTGCCGCTGGTGTCCAGCGACTTCAACCACCTGCCCTACTCCTGCGTGGTAGATACCAACCACAGTCGATTACTGGGCCAGCAGCTGAAACTGCTGGCCTGGTACGACAACGAATGGGGATTCAGCCACCGCATGCTGGATGTGGCGGCGTATTGGATGGATGCCTGACGTCAGGCGCCAGCATTATCAGCCCCGTTGGAGCCTTGCTCGCAAGGCTCCAACAAAGGTCTCAATCAAACGGACTGAAATGCTCCTCGCGACCGGCTTCTTCCGCTTCGTGACGATGCCCCTGCATGACCTTTTCCACCTTGCTGGCCTGCACCTCATCATCGGCATCGACCATCATCAGGTAGTCGCCCTGCTCCACCCGGTCCAGATAGGGCGTCAGGTGGTGGCTGCGGGAGGAAACCCCGCGCAGGCCACCTACCCAAGCGCCGAAACAGGTACCGAACAGCGTCGCGCCGATGATGGCACCAGTGTCCAGCTGCATGCCCCAGGGGTCTGCACCGGCCAGTAGAAAGCCGACCACCAGGCCCACAGCCATGCCCGCCAGGGCACCGACAAAACCAGAATGCATGATGTCAGTTTCTTCCCAGGGGGTGGTGGTGTGCACATGGGCCTGGGCCATGGCTGAGCTGTCATTGCCCATCACATGCAAGCGGTTTTCACCGATGCCTGCCTGGCGCAGATCTGAGGTTATCCCCTGAACAGAGGTCAGTGATTTGGCGAAGTAATACAGACGTTTCATTGCGTGCCGCTCCCTGTGGCTGACAATGGGTTGGTTACTGCAGAGTTCCGGCCCTCCTGGCCAGGATAACAACGACTCTGCACTGATCCGGTGAGCATGATCAGTATCCGGATAAGACCCTTTGGTTATATCGGGCCGATGCCGCAGGCACCGCCCCCTATTTAACAAAAAGGGGCCTTACCGACCCCTTTACTATGTCACAGAAAACGCGTCACAAAGTGCAGCGATTTAATTACGATTTGTTGGTGATTGTTCGCCGTCCACGGGGATTACCCGGGGTTTCTTTTCTTCGGGAACCACACGGTTCAGGGTCACCGTAAGCAGGCCATCGTTAAGACCGGCGCCATCCACTTCCACGTGGTCAGCCAGCTTGAAGGTGCGCTCGAAGGCACGCCGGGCGATGCCCTGATGCAACCAGGTCCGCTCACCATCATTCTGCGGCGGCAGACTGCCACGAATGCGCAGCTCGTTTTCCTGCACCGTGATCTCCAGATCATCGCGGCCGAAACCGGCCACAGCCATCACGATACGGTAGCGACCATCACTTTCGCGGATGATGTCGTAAGGTGGATAACCATTGGACTGATCCGCACGCAAGGCGGCATCCATGAGTTCATCAAAGCGATCAAAGCCCACTGAATGGCGAAACAGGGGGGCAAGGGAAAATCCGGTATTCATCACACATATCTCCAAACTCTTCAGCAGACCCACTCTGCGGCATCCACTGAAAAAAGGTTTACTGAATTGTGCGTGACACGGAACCGCTGCCACAGAAGATGTCAGCAGCGATCCAACCGGCCGGGTTGTCACAGTGAAATAAATGGGGATGCTGGAAAAACTTTCAAGACCCGGGAAGAATTTTTACCGAGGTCTGCTGGGGCGCAATGATAAAACCCGTTGGCGCATTGTGCGGCAAGGTGGTGGCCGTCACCGGGATGCGGGTTGCCTGCCCGCCAAAACGTACCGGCACCCGCACGCACAGACGCTCGCCAGCCATTACCGTCCAGCCGGCGTTCTGACCGCTTTGCCATTGCTCGCTGTCTCCTGAACAAGCCCGGTCCATCAACAGACCACGCACCGCCGGGTGATCACTGTGGAACTGTACCTGCCCGGTCACCGGCGCCCGGTATTCAAAGGCCAGCACTGCGGTGCCACCCGGTGCCAGCACCGTGTCGTCGGGCGCCTGCCAGCCCGGTTCCGCAATCAGGCCCAACGGTAACGGCCCGGAATGACGATCAGCAGTGGCCTGCAGCGGCCAGCGAACCTGGTGACCGTGCCGCTGACCCCGCTCACCGTTAAGTGACGGCAACTCCGGCAACTGCTGCCCTTCCGGCAGCGACAATGACAACTCCAATGTCTGGCCACGACTTTGTGCCTCCGACAACCGGAACTGGAAAGCCCCGGATGCATCGGATGTGGTCGTTTTTTTCCAGCCGCTGACCGGGTCCTTCAAGGTCAGCATCAAGCCTGGCAAGGAGGCTTCTTCACCATCACGACGCTGATTAAACGCCTGCCCGCCGCCCGCACCGTTATCCTCGAACAGCACACCGGTAATCCAGTGGCCGGCGGGACGGCAACGAAACCCTGCCTCTGCACCCGCCACCGACAGTGGCTGAAACCCTGGCCACTGGCGCTCGCCTCGCGCCAGCAGCTGACCATCGCCCCCCTGGCCGCCGCCTTTGGCGCCGGCGCCACCGGCATGATCAGGGGTAATCGCCAGCGAATCGGTAGCCGGCAGGTCCAGCCACAGGGTACCGCCGCCACCACCGCCACCGCCCACATCCCCCGCAGCACTGCCCGCTGCGCCGCGCAGATCCAGCCCCCCATGCCCCTGCAGGCCAGCAGCCCGGATCAGCAGCAGCCCGCCGCCAGCGCCGCCCTGGCCGCCGTCATTCTTGCGTCGGGCGGCGGCGCCACCGCCACCGCCCAGCACCAGGGCGCGAGGGGCAACATGACCGCCCAGGCCACCGCCTTCCACCGGCATACCATGACCACCAACGGAGCCATTGCCGCCACCACCGCCGTTGCCCAACCGCAGGTGGGACAAAT from Alcanivorax sp. includes the following:
- the gap gene encoding type I glyceraldehyde-3-phosphate dehydrogenase — its product is MPNSKKIRIAINGFGRIGRCIVRAISEHPAGDRFELVAINDLADFDVLAHLLAFDSTHGRWPHSVHYDGSHLEINGHRIPCFAESRLEDLPWKSLKPDLVIECAGKYKSHDALSAHLDAGAPRVLASYPVDDADATVVYGVNHSVLSREQRIVSNASCTTNCLAPMVAVLDQAFTVRQGLMTTIHSYTNDQNLVDKAHGDLLRARAAAVNMIPTSTGAAKAVGLVLPHLQGRLDGLAVRVPTLNVSLVDLTVTLEQVESLEQVHEALSNAAHGDLLGVLAVNHLPLVSSDFNHLPYSCVVDTNHSRLLGQQLKLLAWYDNEWGFSHRMLDVAAYWMDA
- a CDS encoding Hsp20 family protein encodes the protein MNTGFSLAPLFRHSVGFDRFDELMDAALRADQSNGYPPYDIIRESDGRYRIVMAVAGFGRDDLEITVQENELRIRGSLPPQNDGERTWLHQGIARRAFERTFKLADHVEVDGAGLNDGLLTVTLNRVVPEEKKPRVIPVDGEQSPTNRN